In Nicotiana tabacum cultivar K326 chromosome 2, ASM71507v2, whole genome shotgun sequence, the following proteins share a genomic window:
- the LOC107793459 gene encoding uncharacterized protein LOC107793459 isoform X2 codes for MELKCTFNVIFFLVLLLLVAPSVSSSSGKMELSNVESGIYDIDYRGPETHTNIPPPRGGRHNSHHQTGILFHHKSKGLRTTRPGKTGKKNHG; via the exons ATGGAGCTCAAGTGTACCTTCAATGTCATCTTCTTCCTCGTCCTCCTCCTCCTTGTCGCGCCATCTGTTTCATCTTCTTCAG GGAAAATGGAGTTATCAAATGTGGAGTCGGGGATTTATGATATTGATTATAGAGGTCCAGAAACTCATACCAACATACCTCCACCACGAGGGGGAAGGCATAACAGTCATCATCAAACTGGCATCTTGTTTCATCACAAATCTAAAGGTTTAAGAACTACTAGGCCTGGGAAAACG